One genomic region from Streptomyces sp. Li-HN-5-11 encodes:
- a CDS encoding BNR repeat-containing protein produces the protein MPVYPSRRGLLRGAVGVSTALAISATTATARATADTGPSATLIGSSLLDARALYFVSYNGLVNNNSFQKNGLLTHQGYQYAVWYTADRNAVVARRPVGSSAWSVCRIGHTLSTNDSHNVISAGVSPSDGRLHLVMDSHSSRYFYVKSVAGLMSSPASHPWSSAQFGPVQTSMDGVALTSTFTYPQFIVSPAGRLQLSYRTGVSGNGQAALAEYNGSSWANLGNWSSNTGIYTSTHGSSSRRNLYLHGLDYGRDGTLHVFGTWREQSSSVMCSSGGLTNHDTVYVSSTDNGRTWRNSAGAVVGRTGSSPVSVTSAGLVVDALSPDHALMNQESQAVDSAGLPHALISYVPGRFAQCVTDYVSGRVANARPFHVWKDASGGWHKTEIPVALGSSQRSQLVLDAYDNAYAVMPYGRIVAASAGSKWTDWTMIYDGRNSLRAFGEVVVDHTRISQDGVLSFMYQEKSSGSTAPSPLRVIDFRLP, from the coding sequence ATGCCCGTGTACCCAAGCCGTCGCGGTCTGCTGCGCGGCGCTGTCGGCGTCTCGACCGCGCTGGCGATCAGCGCGACGACTGCCACCGCCCGTGCGACCGCCGACACCGGACCGTCGGCCACGCTGATCGGAAGCAGCCTGCTGGACGCCCGAGCGTTGTACTTCGTCTCCTACAACGGCCTGGTGAACAACAACTCGTTCCAGAAGAACGGCCTGCTGACACACCAGGGTTACCAGTACGCCGTCTGGTACACCGCCGACCGCAACGCCGTTGTGGCCCGCCGCCCTGTCGGCAGCTCCGCGTGGTCCGTCTGCAGGATCGGCCACACCCTCAGCACCAATGACTCCCACAACGTGATCTCCGCCGGCGTCTCCCCCTCCGACGGACGGCTGCACCTGGTGATGGACTCCCACAGCAGCCGCTACTTCTACGTGAAATCGGTGGCCGGGCTGATGAGCTCACCGGCGTCCCACCCCTGGTCCTCGGCCCAGTTCGGGCCCGTGCAGACCAGCATGGACGGTGTGGCGCTCACCTCGACGTTCACCTACCCCCAGTTCATCGTCTCCCCGGCAGGCCGGCTGCAGCTGAGTTATCGCACCGGAGTGTCCGGAAACGGCCAGGCGGCCCTGGCCGAGTACAACGGCAGTTCATGGGCCAACCTGGGCAACTGGAGCAGCAACACCGGGATCTACACGAGCACGCACGGATCGAGCTCCCGCCGGAATCTCTACCTGCACGGCCTCGACTACGGCCGCGACGGCACGCTGCACGTCTTCGGTACCTGGCGCGAACAGAGCAGCTCGGTGATGTGCAGCAGCGGAGGCCTGACCAACCACGACACGGTGTACGTCTCCAGCACCGACAACGGACGCACCTGGCGCAACTCCGCCGGAGCCGTCGTCGGGAGGACGGGCTCGTCGCCTGTGTCGGTGACGTCCGCCGGTCTGGTGGTGGACGCCCTCAGTCCCGACCACGCACTGATGAACCAGGAGAGCCAGGCCGTGGACTCCGCCGGGCTCCCGCACGCGCTCATCTCCTACGTCCCCGGCCGCTTCGCCCAGTGCGTCACCGACTACGTCAGCGGCCGTGTCGCCAACGCCCGCCCCTTCCATGTGTGGAAGGACGCCTCCGGGGGCTGGCACAAAACCGAGATTCCCGTGGCGCTCGGCTCCAGCCAGCGCTCACAGCTCGTCCTGGACGCCTACGACAACGCATACGCCGTCATGCCCTATGGACGCATCGTCGCAGCGTCGGCGGGCAGCAAGTGGACCGACTGGACGATGATCTACGACGGCCGGAACTCGCTCAGGGCCTTCGGGGAAGTCGTGGTCGACCACACCCGGATCAGCCAGGACGGCGTTCTGTCCTTCATGTACCAGGAGAAGTCGTCGGGATCGACGGCGCCCTCGCCCCTTCGTGTCATCGACTTCCGCCTCCCGTGA